The sequence cttcggttccatcaaattccaaaggtttgcaggcagtgaattctttgtaggagcatcctacacgatttcttgcgccgttagctgcattgctagattcaaagttattgttggtatgtagcgcagcctgtactgcggctatgtttgcagcaagaaaggtacgaaattcctcttcgctcatattcatggtgtgtcgagtagtcggtgccatttccttcaaaatatccaagtgaatcgagttaatcatacagaatattaagagtagtcaatagtatttcgtagcataatatgaactcatttataaaagctttttcttcatattagcattttataagtttaaattcgggtactacctacccgttaagttcatacttagtagctaatatacaattcaactactacaattccatatgaaaaactgattataataatatatcacatacaaatattcttcaaacttacaacttgctatattacatataacatgaaatattgtacactttgatacaggacagtttttgaagataaacctagttaatacgcaagttgttcatcaaaggaaataaagacacgtagttcataagtgcagaaacaagtcatgcattctggttttactaagacgacttcccatccttagtcttgtggaaaataaccattatgaccattggctaggcagcatgttgtaatgtcgtcaaaaggacgagggtttcgtaatgtccaacagccccgtaacattctaaaaaccttgtttctcaccccaactactgaatccgtcacttgtgggaaggttttatttaaaagttgcaatccgatgttctttttctcactttggtaagaagcgaacctcactaacccgtaagcataacatgcttctttatgttgcatgttagaagctctttctaatttacgaaatcctatgttgggatatgttgagtcaaaataggttcttaacccatagcgtaaaattgcatttgggttccccgcatttaacgctttaaagaaaacacggcgtaacttacggtctccccaatatgatatacccctcctatcaaaggaaagccttttataaactaaggcatttctggaaagtctttcaaatgtttgacaagttaattttgccataattaattgtgctgatgaattctgaccgactctagacaagatttcctcaatcatatcctctggtagatcttctaaaatattcaattgtctacccttaatgtccattttgtttttatactataaaatagacaaggattagattcgtaaaagataattaacaaacaatacaagcaatttttacatagaacataaaagtacaagcacactacaatacatataatatacaacatgattacaaccctctaatctgaatcactggtttcttcttcttcggacttggttcgttttcctaattttctaggaatatatggtgttcctctaatacgagccgtcattttccacaatggtttagaaaaacctggtggtttagaggttccctggtcattgttacattttaggaaatacggatgttgccgatacatataaagttcataggggttggaatcgggtttctctatttttataccttttcccttattattttcttttgctttattaaattgggtcgaggtaatttctataacatcatcggaatcctcattagGATCcgatttccaatattttgcttcctcggcggaaacaccattgaccattattaactttggtctgttggttgaggattttattttatttaatcgacttactataggtatcaatatttcttcctccggaacctcttctttttccggttcctcctctttcggttcctcctcttccggttcctcttcttccggttcctcttcttccggttcctcttcgggaatttgtgaatcttcccaaagtatattcgactctttattattattaggtgagtcgatggaatttgtactagtggtagacatctatcacacaatatcaaacacattaagaggttaatatatcacataatatttacatgttaataatatatagtttcaaacaaaagtgttaagcaatcgtttttaaagaaaacacggtcgaagtccagactcactaatgtatcctaacaaactcgataagacacactaatgcaaatttctggttctctaagaacaacgctcggataccaactgaaatgtcccgttcatattgattataaacgttccatattaattgatttcgtcatgaggttttgacctctatatgagacgtttttcaaagactgcattcatttttaaaacaaccataacctttattttatctataaaggtttaaaaagcattacgtagattatcaaataacgataatctaaaatataccgtttacacacgaccattacataatggtttacaataagaatatattacatcaaaaataagtttcttgaatgcagtttttacataatatcatacaagcatggagtccaaatcttgtccttattttagtatgcaacaacggaagctcttaataatcacctgagaataaacatgcttaaaacgtcaacaaaaatgttggtgagttataggtttaacctatatattatcaaatcataataatagaccacaagatttcatatttcaatatacatcccatacaaagagataaaaatcattcatatggtgaacacctggtaaccgacattaacaagatgcacataacaatatcccctatcattccgggaaatccttcggacatgataaaaacgaattcgaagtactaaagcatcaggtactttggatggggttcgttaggcccaatagatctgtctttagaattcgcgtcaattagtagatcggtttactaattcttaggctaccaagcaaaaggggcatattcggcttctatcattcacccatataatgtagtttcatttacttgtgtctatttcgtaaaacatttataaaactgtatgtattctcatcccaaaatattagattttaaaagtgggactataactcactttcacagatttttacttcgtcggaaagtaagacttggccactggtcgattcacgaacctataacaaatatgtacatatatatcaaagtatgttcaaaatatatttacaacatttttaatacgttttaatattttaagtttattaagtcagctgtcctcgttagtaacctacaactagttgtccacaattagatgtacagaaataaatcgatatatattatcttgaatcaatccacgacccagtgtatacatgtttcaggcaagatcacaactcaaagtatatatatttgtggaatcaacctcaaccctgtatagctaactccaacattactgcatatagagtgtctatggttgttccaaataatatatatagatgggtcgataagatatgtcaaaacatttgcatacgtgtctatggtatcccaagattacataatatattagaatacatgtatagtacaatacaagttagctaggatatgatttgtatagaattgttacaatatttcccgtagctacaacaatcaaaaaatatccaatcttgttttacctataacttcttcgttttaaatccgttttgagtgaatcaaattgctatggtttcatattgaactctattttttgaatctaaatagaaaaagtataggtttatagtccgaaatataagttacaactcgtttttgtaagaggtagtcatttcagtcgaaagaatgacgtcttgatgaccattttgaaaaacatacttccactttgagtttaaccatgatttttggatatagtttcatgttcataagaaaaatcattttcccagaagaaaaacttttaaatcaaagtttatcatagtttttaattatcaaacccaaaacagcccgcggtgttactacgacggcgtatgtccggttttacggtgtttttcgtgtttccaggttttaaatcattaagttagcatatcctatagatatagaacatgtgtttagttgattttaaaagtcaagttagaaggattaacttttgtttgtgaacaagtttagaattaactaaactatgttctagtaatttcaagtttaaaccttcgaataaggtagttttatatatatgaattgaatgatgttatgaacatcattactacctcaagttttgtggataaacctactggaaatgagaaaaatagatctagctttaaaggatccttggatggcttgaaagttcttgaagcagaatcatgacacgaaaacaagttcaagtaagatttccactcgaaataagattgttatagttattgaaattgaatcaaagtttgaatatgagtattaccttgtattagaaagatatcttactgtaaataagaaagatttcttgaggttggatgatcactttacaagattggaagtaagctagcaaacttggaagtattcttgattttatgaaactagaacttatagaatttatgaagaacacttagaacttgaagatagaactagagagatatcaattagatgaagaaaattgaagaatgaaagtgtttgtatgtgtttttgttcgttggtatatggattagatataaaggatgtgtaattttatttacatgtaaataagtcatgaatgattactaatatttttgtaattttatgagatatttcatgctagttgccaaatgatggttcccacctgtgttaggtgacttacatgggctgctaatagctgatcattggagtgtatataccaatagtacatacatctaaaagctgtgtattgtacgagtacgaatacgggtgcatacaagtagaattgttgatgaaactgaacgaggatgtaattgtaagcatttttgttaagtataagtattttgataagtgtcttgaagtctttcaaaagtgtatgaatacatattaaaacactacatgtatatacattttaactgagtcgttaagtcatcgttagtcgttacatgtaaatgttgatttgaaacctttaagttaacgatcatgttaaatgttgttaattcaatgtttattatatctaattagatgttaaattattacattatcatgatattatgatatattaatatatcttagtatgatatatatacagttaaatgttgttacaacgataatcgttatatatatgtttcgttttgaaatcattaagttagtagtcttgtttttacatatgtagttcattgttaatacacttaatgacatgtttacttatcatttatcatgattaaacataatgtatcaatatcttaatatgattcatatgtatttagtaagacgttgttataacgataatcgttatatatatcgtttcgagtttcttaattcaataaactcaattttatgtatataactcattgttaaaatacctaatgagatacttacttatcataatatcatgttaactatatatataatcatatatatgtcatcatatagtttttacaagttttaacgttcgtgaatcaccggtcaacttgggtggtcaattgtctatatgaaacctatttcaattaatcaagtcttaacaagtttgattgcttaacatgttggaaacacttaatcatataaataataatttaatttaatatatataaacatggaaaagttcgggtcactacacactgaCCCATTGATATTGCGCAAATTACACATTCATTTCATTGAAATATCTGTTCTTATTTTGATGATTTCAAAAGATTTTGAAGATTTTTGGTGTTTATTTGGTGATAATGTTGATTTTGATGTTAAAGTGCTGAATTGGAGCTTTGTggttaaaattattaaaaaaaatccaGTTTCTAAGTGACAAAGCGGACCAAATCTAACCAGCACGCAAGAGATGCGGTGCATCAACCTTATTTTCCAGATCAAATGCTGATAGAACGATAGAGATGCGGCGTGACATGCAATGATATGGCAGGCGAATCTCCAGAGATGCGGCGCATCGACTCCGAAATTCAGCTGGCCGATTTTTTTCACCTATTTAAAGGGAAGGAAGCTTTGTTATTAATCATATACACTTCTCCAGAGCTATGGTTACGAATTTTTATGGTTTAGGAGGTCATTCCAAGTGTTCTTCAAAATTTCTTCATCAAGTTTGGATATTTATTCATTAATTGTAATTGGTActcttttttcatttattttagcaATTAGGTTATGAATTCCTTCAATTTCAATTGTTTTATTAGTTATACCTTTGAATATGCTAGACTAATTTCTTAGTGTGTTTTCTTGGATGTGAAACCTATATTGATGAATTGTTCATGTTTTATGgattataatgtttgaattgatagaTTGATTTTATTAAGTTCAATTAAAGAACCATTATTGTTTTGATTTATTGCTTCTAATCAAATATATGTGTTTTTGAGCTATTAATGTGAGCTAATTAGTGATATGAAATCCATGCTTCTAACATCTTACTGATTTAGACAATTAAACAATTTTTACTAAGTCATTAGGATTTGAGTTTAATTGATAATTGAATGGTTTACAATTGACATAGTCGTGAAATTAATTTCAGCGATAAATTTAATTTAGGTTTTATGTGAGTAAAACTAAATCGAATCTCATTAAATTAATCTTGTATAGTTTGGACTTTTGAAAAAAAGTTTACAATAGTTTATCATTTTTACTCTATCAAGGTTTTTTGAATATCAACGGGCAGTCAAAAGACTATATATCTATAAAATTATTAATCGGTTTTAATTTATAAGAACAATCCACCTTTGTTTGAGAATTATCTAAGTGAACACCATTTTCTCTTAATTAGTTATACTTCAATTTAATTTACACACTTTTTAGTTTAAAATCAACTTAAAACTCCCCTTTTAActaggataattattagtgtttGAATTCTTTATACAACTGCTCCTTACGGAACAAACTAGTCTTTTTACTTGTTAATCGCTATGCGATCAGATTTAGTTGCCTGAATTGTGTGTTAGTTTTAAGTATTTTTCTAGTTATTTTAGGTTATGTTTTAACATATCACCCatctcatagctatgaatttcacgaacacatattctcattcccaaacacattcccactgtacgagtaagaaataaattGCGGCTACCTGAGAAGAATTTGGTTCATACCACCAGTCAGTTAAAAATCTCTTTGCCATTCGAAGGTATACTTGTATCATCCAAGTACCATAGTGTTATCCGGAATCCACTAATCATATGAATACTAGAGACCTATGTCCCATAACCGTCTCCATAACTTCCACTAGTCGTCGAACTTTCACTAGTTTGATACTTATGTTGGTTACCAAACTCCTATCGAGTTCCCGACACCCATAAAAAGCTCAACTTTCAGGACTTATAAGATTATTCATTTCCtccattgtagcgacccgacaaaatcgtcattgatggcgccgtctacttaggtctcgttacgtggtcataagtctttaaaatgatgtttgaccaaaatatgtcgcattcatttcaaatgtaaagatgtttcaagtttacaaaaagtgacgttacaacgtttaagtacaaatgaaacctatgcgacatagttaaatgtaaagtcaaaagatgctccatgtatgcatgtatactcgacatccaagcaagtatcaaaatagtgagcagaagcatgtaacacatatcgttcaaggacctgagaaaaacatagaaaatctatcaacgaaaaacgttggtgaaatcataggtttagtaagtaagtaagttgaaccacaaagtTTAGTATAAGTCGATTATttcaatcgtttgaattccatagatattgttgtttatcgagcacccaattatcaaagcttaactgtatcatttacctctgcataatagtgttagaacatacaccgtaaagaatatatttcatccgaataacggtagcgaaccgtccgaatgagggttagtcaaacccgtatggatcaacaaaacataagttctcgcttacaccattcaagtgtaactaatgataattgaatttaggattttttttttttcaaacacgttcgtggaatgtttgttttcgtacttgtgttcaatttgtaaaacgaaacgtttatgttttctcatcccaaatataagtataaaagagtaaaagtgggactatgatctcatcttgagtgcaagagtataaaagtacttcacaagtaaacgtgtgcaagagcgaatgctagtcttgacctaaacaagtaggtcgtatcaataacggtaaacacgattggtcaaagttgttcaattagtcctatggctcgttacgactcgattatatagcatgtgagtcaaattgtcaagtttcatgcaagatacaagtataaaaacaagttagaacgattgcataagtatttggttaagtttgattaaaagtcaactttggtcgagtcaaagtcaacaaaaaagtcaacacgttcgggtcgggtctcggacaatttttttgaggtttttaatcatatataagcatgctagaacaagttacatgttaatcggaggtgcgtagcatagttagaattaaatggtaaacgacaaaccaaaaagaattctgtagttcatttggacagcgtccaaataggctggacgacgtccagcagtgaagggctggacggcgtccaagtgtttggatggcgtccaaaatgGTATACAGATCCTGCTTTGCTGAAATCACACAAGTTCACGAacgaaacttcaaacaatcacaatttatgatcctcaaacaatcaaaacatgtatcttatatcaccggaaaggtattttgacgaggaaactaagcacttatcatcaaacaataacatcatttacaataaccaaaatctcgtcaagtgatcattaaaagttcatcttcaaagtttcaagttcacaaatttcataagatgattcgggaacttactacctacatataatacgctgtttcgtaggtaattacgcatacaatacaactaaacacttaccaacaacatttcatagcattcaatgcatcaaaagttcatatttaagtctatcaaaccctaatcaaaatcacaaaatcaataatcatgttagtgaagttttcttaatcaacctacacatcaaattgaagctaatgatgctagtaacacatttaatacatgaactttaacataacaacaacatttaatcatccaaaactcaagattaaacacacacttttcaagttcaagctagttacactaaaacaacaagatcgagcacaaatcatatattcatgttagacttgagccatacacactaattatcacacttttaagtttaaaagatcaagaacaagaaatttagtgtttttaaaaagttacccaaatgtgatgaagttggtatggattcgaagaggaagatgaaaggattccaaatatgtaattcgttttgaagaacgcttgctagatcgaatttggatgatgaatttgtgtttgagggtCTGAGAGAATAAAAGTGGAAGTAATGAAATGaggaggatgaaatgaatggaggagggtgaaggttgactagttgacctagtcatctctttgccctcttgacaACAATGGTCCCCCAAGTTaaatacgggtgcgtgaattacctaaacgaaatattttaaaaacgcgtattaacggaagatgttataattataattcATGCAATTGCAGTAATTGTGCCAACGTGGGTACCCGTTAAAATATCAGCTTTTATCAGTTTGTCTGTTAGCTCGATTATCTGCAGTCGAGTTCTGTTGCACAATCCACCTGTTTGATCAACATTTCTTAGCAACATTACAGGTACCCCTACTATTAGAATCAGATTGTGCTTTGGTAATCCCCCAAGGTTGATGCTATTCAGGTAATTCGCTGTGTACAACTCATTGTTAAAGTGAGAATCTCTTTCTAATTGACATATGTTGTCTCAGCTTAAGAAAGATTTTGCTTCACCATCAAGTGACTCCATCATTCGTTCTTTTATTATGTCAATAATCTCGTGAGTCAGTGCAATAATTGCACGTTACTGATAATAGGTAGGATTTCCTAGGTTATTCAAATAGTCTGGATATACTGATGAAATAATGGATCCGATAGGATCTTCCACATCATTGACCAACACATCGTCAAGCATTTCAATTTCAGATATTCCATATTCCGTTAGATTTACATCACCATTACCTATTTTCAGTAACCAATCAGCAAAATTAAGAATTTCTTCAACATTTTTCCTATTGTCCTGATCAGATTCAATTGATGGGCCAACAGAAAGTCGCATGTTAACTGTTAGTCGTTGTACAGTAACATGATCCCAAATGTATGAAGAATTTAGTGTTGCAGCTACTATATTCTCGCGTTTGCCTTTTGTAATAACTGGTAAGATTTGTCTAAAATCTCCGCCAAAAACTATAACCTTACCTCCAAAAGGAGTCTCCATGCTATTAGGATTAGTTGATCGAAAAATATCTCTAAATGTACGATCCAATGTTTCAACACATATTTTTTTAACCATTGGTGCTTCATCCCATATAATCAATTTAGCTCTACGTACTAATCCTGCTAAGTTGTTGTTAGGCAAAATATGACAAAAGCTCTCGTCAGTTGGATCAATAGGAATACAAAAACGTTAATGAGCCGTTCTTCCTCCAGGTAATAACAAAGCTGCTATACTACTTGATGCAACATTCAAAACTA comes from Rutidosis leptorrhynchoides isolate AG116_Rl617_1_P2 chromosome 4, CSIRO_AGI_Rlap_v1, whole genome shotgun sequence and encodes:
- the LOC139842918 gene encoding uncharacterized protein, giving the protein MWRILSYDIHNRNPTVISLAFHLEDQHSVMFDEQDLLDNVLHDPSINASMFLEWMKCNQRYEEARQLTYLDFPTRFVWNKDTKLWTLRKKFTGSIVRIHHVSPQTGELFYMRILLNKVKGPTSYEDIKTVEGNICSTFKETCYEMGLLDDDQEYINAIKESFCHILPNNNLAGLVRRAKLIIWDEAPMVKKICVETLDRTFRDIFRSTNPNSMETPFGGKVIVFGGDFRQILPVITKGKRENIVAATLNSSYIWDHVTVQRLTVNMRLSVGPSIESDQDNRKNVEEILNFADWLLKIGNGDVNLTEYGISEIEMLDDVLVNDVEDPIGSIISSVYPDYLNNLGNPTYYQ